Genomic window (Rhododendron vialii isolate Sample 1 chromosome 4a, ASM3025357v1):
ATAGTTAACATATATGAGGTGATTTGAGTTCAAATATAGATATGACTTGTCCGTTCAAATGAAGGACTTCATGTTTAGGTACCATATGTTTTGGCTTTTTATTAATGGAAATAAAATCCAAGTCTGTGGAGGAGGTTCTCCTGCATTTATTTCTAACATTATCGTGCTGTGCTTCCTCATTTGTCTTTAAATTAGTTTGATGCCCTGCAGCTCCTTCGCCTGCAAAACGATTTAAATTAGAGCTTTGTCAGATGTTGCAATATCTGGTACGTATTGTTATTATGTTATCTGGAGGAATACCAATTTGTTATTATTCCGGAGGGATAACCAATTTCTGCAACGCATTATTTTCTTATATTAGTAGATAGAGAGGATACCAATTTTCTGTTCTTAATTTACCATTcttaattttgttaatttctgtGCAGGTTGATCAAcatatcttcttttttcttttggttgaaAGCTTGGATTACCACGATGTCAGACTTGTTCCCTTAAAGAAAGTTACAGCAAGAACTATCAAATGTTCAGTTCAGCATTGACTGATAATAGGAAATTTGGGCTCAAGCTGAATTAATTTCTTTGTCTGTGGTTGACAGAGTTTTTGCCCTATACATTTGGGGCCCGTTTTTTTGTCCGGGTTTGGGAATGGACAATAAATCCAAGGGCACCATATGTCCTAGGTTTGGTTGAAATTTTGGCAGTTCGGATTTCATATTCGAAATCCCACAAAAAACATGCTGTGTACAATTCACGGGGGATGTGGTACTATTAATTTGATCACTCTTAGTCCGATCACCGATGGGATTGCTTAGTCTTTGGGGATGAATGTTCCCTCACTATTTGTCCACTCAAACAAGCATGTCCTTTAGGAATTTAATTGTGTTGTGCTTTTTGTTTGTATGTTAGATTGAGTACCTAAGGGTAGTCTAGGAAGATCAACAAGTTCTTGAAGACTCGGGGTTGCTGAAGGCGGAGGAAGAGAGAATCCAAGGCAATTTTCTGTATCAGTGGTAAGGGGGTGAGTAGATCTGGTATGAACAACCACTTATGATGGCTTGGGTGTCTTCTATACAAGGGGAGGGTTTCTCTAAGGGACTTATGGCTGAAGGACGTGTGGAGGCTTTTGGATGGCTGCCAACCCGAGGGTCAACGAGTATGGTCTGAGTAACCGACCTATGACAGCCAAGTGTCATAGGTCAAGGGTTGGTGGGTTGGAGTCGGCACATCAAGGGGATACTCGGAGGATTATGAGAGGGTGGACATAAAGGGGTTATAGCCATGTGAGGTCTAGATCCTAGGTCTGAGGGTTCAGTGTGCAGAGGTCAGTGATATGTGGGACTTAATTTTCATGTGGACATTCTAATTTTCATGTGATATGTGGGACTTCATATCATGCGACCTCGTGAGTCTTATGAATGTCAGGTTGTAGGTGATGTCTGGTCCTTCAGTCTTATGTTTCAGAGGGTTGGTATGATACGGATTCTAATAAAGTTGACATCTCAGTCAGCGAATCTCTCTCCTTCTAAGACCGCTGTGAAGGTAAACTCCTGAAGACAATCCCTTGGGTTCAAACCCCCATGCCACATTTCTTCTTCGGTCTCGAGTGACCTGAGCCCTGCCTCAGCTCAAGTGTAGGCTTCCGACCTCAGGGCTGGTCGTCCTTCAGAGAAGCCCTTGGGGCTTGTCCTTCAGCTATGATGACCCTTGCTCCTGAGGTCTCCTTTCTCCTTCGGCCCTTGAGGTCCGGGCCACGTACCCACGTTGTTCATATTTGATTAGTTTCACTCCCCAGCATCAGTTCTGGAATGCAGCCCTGAATCAGTTTCGAGGTTGTATCAGCGCATCGAGAAACTTCTGCAGCTCATTCTTCGTGTCCCGCTTGGACTGCCCCATACTTGACAGATAACTTTGTTGAACATGGTTGAATCTTGTCAGTGCAACCAGGCTGTTGTCTTGATTTGTCTGAGCCACAGTTTTGAGCTGCCAAGGTTATAATCTATTTATCAGTTGGTTTTATCTATGTATCtgctttggtttgttttgggaGTGTCGTTCATGCGAGTGTCCCTTCTGTGGATCGAAAGTCAGTTGTATTTCTTACGCGTttatctcttctttttctcagtTCACAAATATTACATGTTTGAAATAGTTCTTGATGGACACATCGTCAATTCTTTTAAGTGGTCAAATTCGTCATTGCTTACGTACATGTTTTCTCGCTCCGTTTCTGAGTGGCTGTTTCTTTCACAGAATAGTTTCCGAGTATTACACACCACCACTGATACTGTTAAAATCATTTCAGGAGCAAATTTGATCCCGTATCTGCATGTTGGGAGCTGAAGGCTAGGGTGTGGATGACAGaagctgtgtttttttttggattttgctGCCTGTctattcagagagagagagagagagagaaaatgggtgTCTACTTCTGGAATATTCTGCTCTTTTAAGTGCAGTCCTGTGTGTATGTCTTGTTTCTTTTGCTAGAGTGTAATTGGTTTAATAACTGGTCTTTGGTTTGGTCTCTAGTGTCTGTGTGTCCTAGTATTGAGTCTTgtctgtatttttttatttttggtcctGTTCATGAAGTGAACTCTGATGTACCTTTCTCTTGTATGTGAATGCAGTTCTGACTTTAAGCCAAAAGAAAAAGGTGAAACAAATGGGTGCTCTTCTATATTGTTGAGTTGTGTTATTAAAACACTATCCTTCTTGTTGCCTCAAAATCTGACAGTACTAAAgtaggggtgcaaacgagctGTGAGTCGAGTTTGGTGGGGTTTGAACTCGGCTCATTTGTAAATGAACCAAGCtcctaacgagccgagccttgTTAAGTTACTTTACGAGCCTCAGTAAATGTGCCGAGCTTTTTTAGCATAGCCAAGCTATAGAGTGtgaagcttggctcgtttactacaCGAGCTtaaaattcgagctcgagctgcTCTGCTTCGTTTGCAGCCTAATGTTACTAAGAATATTCGTCAGCTTGTGTTTATACTAAGAATATTCGTCAGCTTGTGTTTATATCACCAGCTCCTGAAATGATGTTTCAAAAATCAGTACTCATGTAATGGAAAACCCCATGCTGAAATAAGACCACTGgaatcaaaatatttaattggagggccaggcCTAGAATCATtcacaaacatgttaattcttgaAGGAAAAATGACATGATGAGTGGAGGCTGAGGCAGAGGACTGCCCTAACCCTAGCATGCACCATGCAGTCTCTTTGGGCTATGTTTTCCCTCAGATTTGTCagaaaaattaaattacttatcacatatccatttttttttttatgggcaaCCACAAGCAAAAGCCTTCGTATTTGGAGACTGCGGAGTCTTTATTTGATCGTCATGGGCTAGTTCCAATATGAGTCCTAGACAATCACCTAATTTTAACTGCCGCAACAGTAACCAAAGCCCAGTCCTTCAGATTGGAGTGATTCACGTGGCTCTCAGAAAGACCAAAAAGATCAAGAAAACGAAGTTTTTCCGTCATTGACTCAAACTCATTGTCGAATCCTACTCAACGGAATATGGAGGTACTTACGATCAAAATGGGCCAATCTGGTCTTTCACAATATCTGAACTCCATATGGGGAAGGCagcgttgtttgtgtgtgtagcTAAATAACTTAAGTTACCTAACAACAAAGCTTCAAGGAAGTTCTTTCTCCCCTTACCTTTGACTCCAGCCCGCGTACTATCTTGGGCAACAAATGGATATAGTACATTTAGTGTCAGCGAACAGCTGTAGATACTTGAACACAAGCGTTTAGCAAGAAATCCCAAGTGCtcacacccgaacacaattctTATATTGTGTCGGTTCATACGAAGCTTTTCCAATTTTAATTGAAGACCCCGACAGTAGACGGGGAACCTAATTAAACGGTCCATCGGACTCTCTCATTTGGAAACAAGACAATACCAACATATCCCAactctctccttctctttgTTAACTACTACTCCAATGAATAAGCCGTCAAACAGAAATCTCCACTTTGCTCTTGCATCCCCTTTTCTCTCCCGCCAAAACCAACCGCTATTCCTCcattccaaaacccaaatagTTGAACAGCTTCAAGATTCTAAAGATCCCCTTTCCCTAACCTCCACCCACACAAATGTCCAAAAATTTGGGTTTTCCAATGATACCTTCATTACCAACCACCTGATCAATGGCTACATTAGgcttaaaaaaattcaagatgcACACCAACTGTTCGATGAAATGCCGGAACCAAATGTCGTCTCGTGGACTTCCCTCATGGCCGGTTTTATCGGCACCGGCAAACCCAAAACAGCTCTTTGGCTATTTGGGTATATGGCTTGGAGTCCGGTCATGCCCAATGCTTTCACCTTCGCGACAGTTGTTAACGCTTGCTCGGTAAGCGCTGATCTCAAAATCGGGAGAAAAGTTCATGCCCAAGTTGAGATTTTTGGGTTCCAATCCAACCTTGTGGTGTGCTCTTCACTCATTGATATGTATGGAAAATCCAATGACGTTGATGAAGCGAAACGggtttttgatttgatgggtgACAGAAATATTGTTTCTTGGACTTCAATGATCACAGCATATGCTCAAAATGCAATGGGCCACGATGCCCTTGAACTGTTTAGAGAATTCAACAGTTTGAGCATTAGGCCCAATCATTTTATGTTGTGTAGTGTTATTAATGCTTGCGCAAGTTTGGGCAGGTTGGTGACGGGGAAAATAGCACACGGAGCTGTGATTCGAAATGGGCATTATTCAAATGATGTGGTCACGACTGCACTTGTTGATATGTATGCAAAATGCGGGTGTCTTGATTATTCGAATGGGGTCTTTAACAAAATTAAGAACCCATCTGTAATTCCCTACACTTCAATGATTGTGGGGGCTGCAAAATATGGTCGAGTTAAATTATCCTTTAAACTCTTTCAAGAAATGACTGAAAGAGGAATAAGTCCTAATGATGTCACCTTCATTGGTGTCCTACATGCGTGTAGTCATTCTGGTCTTGTTGATGAAGGTCTTGAATACTTGAACTCCATGTATCATAAGCATGGGGTAGTTCCCAACACCAAGCATTATACTTGTGTTGTTGATATGCTTGGAAGAATCGGGAGGCTTGATGAAGCTTATCGGATGGCAAAGTCTATTCATGTGAAGCCGGATGAAGGGGCTCTATTGTGGGGGACTCTTCTTTCTACTAGTAGGCTTCAAGGGAGGGTGGATATTGCTGTCGAAGCCAGTAAGTGGCTAATTGAATCTAACCAACAGGTAGCAGCCGCATACGTTGCCATGTCAAATGCTTATGCAGTGGCCGGAAGGTGGGAAAATGTTCATGGTACTCGCTCTGAAATGAAGCGCAATGGAGTTTCTAAAGAACCGGGGTGTAGTTGGGTCGAGATCAAAGACTATACGTATGTTTTCTATGCGGGAGATGTGGATTCGTGTCTGCGAGGGGGTGAGGTGGTTAGTTTTTTGAGGGAGTTGGAGGGGAGAATGAAGGAGAGGGGGTATGTGAGAGGGAGCAATGGGCTTGTGTTTGTTGATGTGGAAGAGGAAACCAAAGAGGAAATGGTTGGGCTCCACAGTGAGAGACTAGCTTTGGGATTTGGGTTGTTAAGTGTACCTAAAGGAGTGACTATTAGGGTAATGAAGAATTTAAGGATGTGTAGGGACTGTCATGAGGCTTTCAAGCTTATAAGTGAGATAGTacagagagattttgttgttaGAGATGTGAATAGATTTCATCATTTTAAAGATGGTTCCTGCACTTGCAGGGACTTTTGGTGATATTCTTGAGATGGTAATACTTCCTTTTGCAAGTGGTGTCTTAATCCTGCTGAATTCTGCTCATAATCCCTTTACAACCCGCACCTAGCTAGGTTCGACCCAAATATTCTCCTTCGGGTATTTAAACCAATCCGTTTTTGTAGGGTTCTGCTATTTTAAGGCAGTATTTGGAGACGCTAGAGTCTTTATTTGAGAGTTGATGGATATTGCCATTCTCCTTTGTCATTGTGATTCGACTGGTGGCCTTCGCCCATGGTAGTAAGCTTTAAGCTAAATCAaataaatccttgtgttctttgTGTGATTATTCTATTTCCCGTTCTTCTTTCGATATTTGCCAGAATCCTTTCCATATAGGAGTATCATGTACTATACTATTGAAGACTTGTTCAATGAATCTCTTGATTGAATACAATGAGCCCAAAGAGTCAAGAGCTTATTCAAACTCAGCATCGAGGAAACTGAAGCTGAGAATCCGCCGAGGCGCGAGCTGATCGAGGAAATACTTGAAGTCATCACCGCCTCTCCGGATGATTTCAGAAATCTCCGGGTTTCTCTGGAATTTTCTGGATCTTGCCTTCCGGACTTCACTAGAAAGTTTCGGGCCCCTCCGGAACCTTCCGGATTACAATGGAAGCCTTCGGATACTGCCAGATACATCCGGATCCTTCCGAAAACTTTCGATTTTTGAAGCTTCTAGATTTTTCACATCTTCCCTCATCCTCCACAATTATTTCCACAATTATTTAAAACTTTCTTGTACTATGTCTAGGAATCTTAGTCTAGAAGTGTCCTAGTCTAGCATGTTCTAAGTGTGTCTATAAATATGAGTATGGGTCTCATTTGTATGCGTGTGCAAAGGGTGGGTGCACAAAGTGTGCGAGTGTGAGGTCACTTGTGTACCTTGAGTGTGGTGTTGTGTTGTGTACAAGTAGGTATTTAATAAAAGTGTATTGTTTGTTGTAAATAAACTCAACATACTCCCCGTTATTTCGCTATTCGGTTCAAGTCTGTATCTAAACCCTGGGGATCTTTGACCCCATTTCTACAGAAGACACTTTAGTCGCAATCCCATAACTGACGACAAGCGTCGTCTCATCTCGGTGAGCTTGGGGCAGAGTATTCCACCCTTATTAGCACTTTGTACTCGGTTGAAGTCGAACCACAGGAGCTCCAAGCAAGGGTAGTAGCCCTGAATTTGCCGAACCCTACCTACTCTGATTTCTTTGGTGGTTCCTGCGAGTTGGGCGACTTGATTAGTATTTGGTGATGAACCCAACAACGAGATAGATGAGACACTTACTGAAAGTTTTATTGAGTTCTCCTAAAACCTGCTTTTGGGTTATGGTATGACCTCCCTTTTCTAATGTATGTACTTAATACTTCAATTGTGGTTTTAATTTTTGCAGATTGAATAAGGATTGACTGGTTGCATGAGGGCCAAGATCCACCTACTATTCGGAGACTATTGTCTTTCATTTTGATGCTGCTTTTACAGACTCTTATTCTAAAACCACTTTTGCAAAtttagtttttgttgttttttgggatatcatgttatttttttggatattgTGCAGATTTTTAGAACTATTGACCTAGGCTACGTTTTATTGTTGGTTTTGTTTATTCTGTTGTCCATTATAATGGTAGGCACCTCATTTGGCTTTGGAGAGTGGTAAGATATTAAGGGGACATAAACAAACATGAAAGAGGTGAGTAAGAGTGGCAAGATATTAAGGGGACATAAACAAACATGAAAGATTACTCACCTCGAGGGTTTTACCATCTCGAGCAATATCCATGATAAGATTTACCATCTCGAGCAATATCCATGATAAGATATTAAGGGGACATAAACAAACATGAAAGATTACTCACCTCGAGGGTTTTACCATCTCGAGCAATATCCCTATCATGAAAGCACCAGAAGTCAACTCCAAACTTGTGATTTAAAGACTTTTTGCTGCCTTAATTGTTCTGAAGGTtactctttctttttaaaactgCCTTAGTTTTTTTACGTATTAATGTCATCAAAAAGTTTGATGAAGTAAGTTCTTTTTTATCATTGGAAAGTTTGATAAAGTATgttatcaaaaaggaaattgattttcacgtTTCACTTTTTACtggtggtgttccacttttaacgtgaagttactaataactttatgaacaaaatggagcgccatcagtaaaaagtagagcgcgaatatcaaaatCCTATAAAAAATAGTATAAGCTATACTTTGTCCTTCGTGTTTTTTTGGaatatcttttctttgttttagtattttttttttttgtaatgcttGTTTTAATAATCTTATAACCAGCTATGTGTCTGCCAATTCCGGGTTTCTGACATAATTTTCAGCATTGTGGTTGTGTTAGTGTtgctttcttgaataattcgcAGTTTCGATCCTCGTAGTTTATGTCACTTTGCAATTCATCCTTGTTCAATGTTCACTTTATTCATAAGTTTTTGGATCAGCAAGCTACATCTGCAAGAAATCATGCTTAGTGAGATAGTTTGTCCATGTCCCCCCTCCGTGGAGAACAATATTCGAGTTCCATGAGGGACGGGGTTTGGGgtttcagggctatggatagcctctgagcCCTCTGTTGACTAACTTCCCACTAACCCTCGCTACCTATAaaatatggcaaaaaaaaaaaaactagcttcATTTGCTTTTATGATTCCTGAAAAATAGACTTCAATAGGCTTCCAAATATCTGCAGAAGACCAAATATCTGCAGAAGATGTAATTTTCCCTACACACAAGTCCATGAATATGTTTTCTGTATTCAGTTCATTCCCGGTTGTAAATGATAAAAGCAAAGGGGTGGATTTCAGAGGGCAGACAAGAGAGAACTGAGGTTGGAATAGatgatccaatttttttttggcttctctTTGGTAATTTCTCTTACGACCTACAGATGAGCAgcatattgttttttttttttgttttttaatgaaCTCAGAAATTTTGATTACTCAAAATCCGTAAACCGGAACCCATCGATGGGAACAAACCTACAATAATCGGGTTATCCATATGGTTTGGATAGGAATACTCTGAGTACAGAAAAACACTACCCAAAGGGGTTAGAGAAAGTTTCACGCAGGGAGCCGACGCAAACGCAAACATATTGTTGGGGCACCTTATATTTTTATGTGTAGGATTTTCTTAGAACATGCTGTAGCTTCTCTGAGCCAAGACCGAACCTTCTCTATCTAACTTCTCTACTGCATGTTCAGGAGTTTCAATGACGTTAGGGTTTCAAAACAACGAAGAACACCGCGATCGGAAAAAAATTCGGACAAAAGAGAGCTAATATTTTCTCATCCAAATCTTGGAAAAACTGGATGcgtttttttgatcagcaaaaataaatttcattaactcataacacgaaGTACAGAGATAACAGGGGCTTGGGTGTACCGGCCTGACCACTCAAGACTCTCTTCCCCAAACCACATGGAGGAAGCTGATTTAGGCCCAACGGAGGAAGTTGATTTAGGCCCAACAGACTGAGCCCAAACCTGGaggaaaaacctaaaaaaaatccaatggtTGGTAAGGAACCAACCCAACCTAAAACAAATAGGACGCCAGCCCAAACAAGTGGGCTAGAACCAAAACACCCAATCAAAAGCACCAACCCAACCAAACACCTAAAACCTAGTCTAACATCTTTAACCACGGCGCCAGACCACTGCCGCCGCCTCCGCACCCCCGCTGTCCAAACCCTAGTCTAACATTTTCTGGACGcgtttgattttggattttaagaaaatttaccATAGCAATCACCTGTCCAATTCGAATTGACCTCGGTCCATTTTAGATGACAACTCTAAAGCCAGAGGTACCGCATATAAACttaaaattaggaaaaagaaagagctAGTTTTCAACTCCAAATCTTGGAAAAATCCCAACTTGTGTGATTTGGATTGGACAGTGTGGTGGATCTACCAAGCCAAGCACATCAGTCCATTTTAGCTGACTAAATTCACAAAGTGGAAGTACCACATTACCTAAATTCATATGGCATTAGGTGCATATGTTTGGTTGGGGGGTACAGAAGGAGGGAGGTCCCCCCGTCCATAAGAGCCCATAGCCTCAGAGGGACTGGGGGAGAGTCGGGAGACCCTGAAAAGAAGGGCTGTGGGAAtggctttttggttttgtcaaggagtaattattcaatagtccgcTTCTGGGAGCACCGCCACATGGTGCTCTGGACCTCTCCAGAACCACGGATTCATGTGGAGTTCAATTCCATGCATTTAGTCGTAGACCCCACAAGAATGTGTGGTCAGTCGTGAATCCCATGAGAAtatgtggtggtggagtggtccGGAGGAGAGGGCTTTTTTCACTTGTGGTTTTGCATAGTTTCCTATAAATTTTCTCTCTGTTTATTACTCACATGTCTATCTATCTCCATTTATTACTTCGAAAATCTCCTTCAAATTTCGTAGTCTTTACCAAACAAACGACTAGTGGACTAAAACTCCTCAACCCCTCCCTaccattttgaaaattatatgtGGGCactttttttaggtattttttttttatcataataaAATGCCCAAAGGCTACAAAAGTCCAAAATCTGGAGCCCTCTATTGGGAATAATGATCCTCAACTTTCAGATTATCCATATGGATTGAGTAGGATCTCATCAAGTATAATAAAGAAATACACACAAAGGGTATTACTGAAAATTGTGTTGGTTCTCCATATAGTTGCAActtgctgatttttttacaactCAGTATCAATCGAATTGACCGACTATTTCAGAAAACCAATTCCATCATTCATAAGTGGGATCTAATTAAAGCCAAGACGAATTCCTATATGAACCGGTCCACTACAGGAAATGCTAACATGCAGGTAGATTCAAACTCCATACCAAAGGTCTCAGGAGCCCTTGATTACTAGATGACTACCACTGCGCCGAGTCCATGGGATTCCCAGGCAAAGCCAAAAACTTGCTAATATTGACCAAATTCGAATAGAATGACGGCAAAACAAATTGTTTTTAGAGAAAATTTGAGGAATTTGCAAATTATTTCTAACAGTTATCTTTACAACAAAACTAGTGGCTGATCAAAGCTTGGTGGAAGCACAACTCAGTGTTCAGATTAAATTACTCCATGAATAGGGCTCTTGTTTGTTTGATgccaaacaagaagaaaactTATGTTGGTGGCCTACAGAATTTGTGCTCCAATTATTCTAGTGTGGTGGGTATGCTTGTTTGTTCATATTTGACAAGGTCTACACACTAAAACCTTTACCCAATAAGGGTGTATTTAGGACTCTCAATCGTGGTAATATTTGTTTTAGATTCTCAACTTGATTCTATTGACATGGTGATCATCACGACTcccactagtttatttattttatttttttggtagaccgaaaaacaaagaaaactacATTCTCTCAAAGGCTACACCTTTCATGTCCGCCTCCAGTAAACAAATTAATATAAC
Coding sequences:
- the LOC131322111 gene encoding pentatricopeptide repeat-containing protein At4g15720, producing MNKPSNRNLHFALASPFLSRQNQPLFLHSKTQIVEQLQDSKDPLSLTSTHTNVQKFGFSNDTFITNHLINGYIRLKKIQDAHQLFDEMPEPNVVSWTSLMAGFIGTGKPKTALWLFGYMAWSPVMPNAFTFATVVNACSVSADLKIGRKVHAQVEIFGFQSNLVVCSSLIDMYGKSNDVDEAKRVFDLMGDRNIVSWTSMITAYAQNAMGHDALELFREFNSLSIRPNHFMLCSVINACASLGRLVTGKIAHGAVIRNGHYSNDVVTTALVDMYAKCGCLDYSNGVFNKIKNPSVIPYTSMIVGAAKYGRVKLSFKLFQEMTERGISPNDVTFIGVLHACSHSGLVDEGLEYLNSMYHKHGVVPNTKHYTCVVDMLGRIGRLDEAYRMAKSIHVKPDEGALLWGTLLSTSRLQGRVDIAVEASKWLIESNQQVAAAYVAMSNAYAVAGRWENVHGTRSEMKRNGVSKEPGCSWVEIKDYTYVFYAGDVDSCLRGGEVVSFLRELEGRMKERGYVRGSNGLVFVDVEEETKEEMVGLHSERLALGFGLLSVPKGVTIRVMKNLRMCRDCHEAFKLISEIVQRDFVVRDVNRFHHFKDGSCTCRDFW